One genomic window of Glycine max cultivar Williams 82 chromosome 16, Glycine_max_v4.0, whole genome shotgun sequence includes the following:
- the LOC100790143 gene encoding tryptophan aminotransferase-related protein 4 isoform X1, producing the protein MKLKFIIVLCASISTFVCMGEWEPTWSTRAAEEAEAVAAIPCSGHGRAYLDGLILKDMNKSRCECNSCYAGSDCSQFLSDCPANADGGDPYFMEPFWMQHAASSAILVSGWHRMSYSYSDGSVISQLLVEYIKKVHGIVGNAITEGKYIVFGSGSTQLLNAAVYALSPDPSMSPAKVVATAPYYPLYREQTQFFNSRDFSYEGDTSLWKNNTNSSFRFIEFVTSPNNPDGKLNKGILKGSDVKTIYDRAYYWPHFTAIPSPADDDLMLFSISKLTGHAGSRFGWAIIKDEAVYQKMMIYLRLSAMGVSRDVQLRVLKLLDVATEGDGKEIFQFTYSTMRDRWIRLKQIIYKSKRFSLQKLSPQYCTFFKRVRDPSPAYAWLKCERQQDMNCYETLKAAGIIGRKGSNFSADERYVRLSLIKSQDDFEILTNKLRSLVAKEWESNPASI; encoded by the exons atgaaattaaaatttattattgtattgTGTGCCTCAATTAGCACGTTTGTATGTATGGGAGAATGGGAGCCAACTTGGAGCACAAGAGCTGCAGAAGAAGCTGAGGCTGTGGCAGCAATACCATGTTCAGGACATGGAAGAGCCTACTTAGATGGTCTTATTCTTAAAGATATGAATAAGTCTCGTTGTGAATGCAATTCATGCTATGCTGGATCTGACTGCTCCCAGTTTTTATCTGATTGTCCTGCCAACGCTGATGG TGGTGATCCATATTTTATGGAGCCATTTTGGATGCAACATGCAGCAAGTAGTGCCATTCTAGTATCAGGATGGCATAGAATGAGTTATTCTTATAGCGATGGATCAGTCATCTCACAACTATTGGTTGAGTACATAAAAAAAGTTCATGGCATCGTTGGGAATGCAATCACCGAAGGAAAGTACATCGTATTTGGAAGTGGCTCAACTCAACTTCTCAATGCTGCTGTTTATGCCTTGTCTCCCGACCCATCAATGTCTCCAGCAAAAGTGGTAGCCACAGCACCATATTACCCG CTCTATAGAGAACAAACGCAATTTTTTAATTCTAGGGATTTTAGTTATGAAGGAGACACATCCTTGTGGAAAAACAACACAAATAGCAGCTTCAGATTTATTGAGTTTGTGACTTCACCAAACAATCCAGATGGAAAGTTGAACAAGGGAATTCTCAAAGGCTCTGATGTGAAAACCATTTATGATCGAGCCTATTATTGGCCACATTTCACTGCTATTCCTTCACCAGCTGATGACGATCTCATGCTGTTTTCAATTTCCAAACTCACAGGCCATGCTGGGAGTAGATTTGG ATGGGCAATAATAAAGGATGAGGCAGTATACCAAAAGATGATGATATATTTGAGATTGAGCGCCATGGGAGTTTCCCGTGACGTTCAGCTGAGAGTTTTAAAGCTTTTGGACGTGGCTACTGAGGGAGATGGAAAAgaaatatttcaatttacatATTCAACAATGAGAGATCGTTGGATAAGGTTGAAACAAATCATATATAAATCAAAACGATTTTCTCTACAGAAATTGTCTCCCCAGTACTGTACCTTTTTCAAGAGGGTCAGAGATCCTTCACCAG CGTACGCTTGGTTGAAGTGTGAGAGACAACAAGACATGAATTGCTATGAAACCCTAAAAGCTGCTGGCATCATTGGCCGTAAAGGAAGTAACTTTAGTGCAGATGAACGTTACGTGCGTCTCAGTCTTATTAAGAGCCAAGATGATTTTGAGATACTAACAAATAAGCTCAGAAGTCTTGTTGCAAAGGAATGGGAATCCAACCCAGCTTCCATTTAA
- the LOC100790143 gene encoding tryptophan aminotransferase-related protein 4 isoform X2, whose protein sequence is MKLKFIIVLCASISTFVCMGEWEPTWSTRAAEEAEAVAAIPCSGHGRAYLDGLILKDMNKSRCECNSCYAGSDCSQFLSDCPANADGGDPYFMEPFWMQHAASSAILVSGWHRMSYSYSDGSVISQLLVEYIKKVHGIVGNAITEGKYIVFGSGSTQLLNAAVYALSPDPSMSPAKVVATAPYYPLYREQTQFFNSRDFSYEGDTSLWKNNTNSSFRFIEFVTSPNNPDGKLNKGILKGSDVKTIYDRAYYWPHFTAIPSPADDDLMLFSISKLTGHAGSRFGWAIIKDEAVYQKMMIYLRLSAMGVSRDVQLRVLKLLDVATEGDGKEIFQFTYSTMRDRWIRLKQIIYKSKRFSLQKLSPQYCTFFKRVRDPSPDNNLVSQRTLG, encoded by the exons atgaaattaaaatttattattgtattgTGTGCCTCAATTAGCACGTTTGTATGTATGGGAGAATGGGAGCCAACTTGGAGCACAAGAGCTGCAGAAGAAGCTGAGGCTGTGGCAGCAATACCATGTTCAGGACATGGAAGAGCCTACTTAGATGGTCTTATTCTTAAAGATATGAATAAGTCTCGTTGTGAATGCAATTCATGCTATGCTGGATCTGACTGCTCCCAGTTTTTATCTGATTGTCCTGCCAACGCTGATGG TGGTGATCCATATTTTATGGAGCCATTTTGGATGCAACATGCAGCAAGTAGTGCCATTCTAGTATCAGGATGGCATAGAATGAGTTATTCTTATAGCGATGGATCAGTCATCTCACAACTATTGGTTGAGTACATAAAAAAAGTTCATGGCATCGTTGGGAATGCAATCACCGAAGGAAAGTACATCGTATTTGGAAGTGGCTCAACTCAACTTCTCAATGCTGCTGTTTATGCCTTGTCTCCCGACCCATCAATGTCTCCAGCAAAAGTGGTAGCCACAGCACCATATTACCCG CTCTATAGAGAACAAACGCAATTTTTTAATTCTAGGGATTTTAGTTATGAAGGAGACACATCCTTGTGGAAAAACAACACAAATAGCAGCTTCAGATTTATTGAGTTTGTGACTTCACCAAACAATCCAGATGGAAAGTTGAACAAGGGAATTCTCAAAGGCTCTGATGTGAAAACCATTTATGATCGAGCCTATTATTGGCCACATTTCACTGCTATTCCTTCACCAGCTGATGACGATCTCATGCTGTTTTCAATTTCCAAACTCACAGGCCATGCTGGGAGTAGATTTGG ATGGGCAATAATAAAGGATGAGGCAGTATACCAAAAGATGATGATATATTTGAGATTGAGCGCCATGGGAGTTTCCCGTGACGTTCAGCTGAGAGTTTTAAAGCTTTTGGACGTGGCTACTGAGGGAGATGGAAAAgaaatatttcaatttacatATTCAACAATGAGAGATCGTTGGATAAGGTTGAAACAAATCATATATAAATCAAAACGATTTTCTCTACAGAAATTGTCTCCCCAGTACTGTACCTTTTTCAAGAGGGTCAGAGATCCTTCACCAG ATAACAATTTGGTTTCACAGCGTACGCTTGGTTGA